In the Pectinatus sottacetonis genome, ATTTGCTATGGGCAAGGCTATTACAGATAAATAATATATTTATTTAATAAACGATCATGACAGCTTTAACGTGTAATTATTTAGATTTATCTACTATAAACTTTTTGCCATATTTGTTATCATCATCAGATGGTTTTATATACCATAAGGTCAGGACAATATCTAATGCGGTACAGCAGATAATAATAAAATAATATAGTTTAGAAAATGATAGAAAAAAATTTATTTGCCAAAAGAGCACATATATAATGGTAGCAACTATATTTAAAACACCAGGTAAAACTATAAAAAGCAGTATCCACCAGCCACTTTTCCCAATGTCATGCAGCCGGCGTACAATAAGCGAGATAGACAAAATTATCAAGCCGATTATAAGTATTAAAATTATACCTACACCTACAACTGCTCCAATCAAATCAAAGTAAGATGGTAAATATTTCTGGTTAATAGCAATAATAATAGTAAGAAATATACCAGTAAAATATAAACTTAATATACTTAATGAAACACATATGCTTATCCAAATCTTACCAAGCCAGAATTCTGCTCTTGTAGCACGTCCAGAAAAAGTAAATTTCTTCTGCCACCATAACCTGCGAGCTTCACTAAATTTTAATTGATAATCATCATCTTTTTTTTCGCCATATTTATTGTCACTATCAGAAACTTTAATATAAAGAAAAAAGAGAATTAACCAGCCTACTATGGGAACAAGATAAAGCAGTTGGTACCAGCCTCTTCTATTAATATCATGTAGCCGCCGTGTTGTAATTGGAATCATTATTATAAGACAAAGTAATATTATTAATAACATAATTTGGATACCAGTAACTGATAGATTATTGATCTGAAAGCTGCAAACCATGCCTGCTATTTCAATTATAATGCCTATAAATGCTGCCGTGAGCCAAAATTCAGCTCTTGTTGCCCGGCCTGAGAACGTAAAAATTTTTGTAGAAAATAATGTTAGCGCTTCTGACAATGTAAGTTGATCCTTATTCATATACCGTTCTCCTTAACTAGTGATTAAATTTATATAGTTCATTCGATATCTGTTTTAATTATCCTGCAATTGTATACAAAATAAATTAAAATGTTGAAAGAGAAATAAAAAAAGATTGTATTTTCAATTTATTATGGATTTCTATTATATTAGTTATTTCTATAAGTACCTTAAAAAAATTATTTTATGTTTTTTTGGCAGAAAAACCTTCTATTAAGCTGATATCTTCTCCCTGGGTTTTTCTGAGTTGAATATTTTCTTTTCCCCATGTACACATTACATCAATAATTTTATTAGCAGTTTTTCCATATTCAGTTATAAAGTATTCAACTTTAGGAGGCATTTGCTGATAGTTTATTCGTCTTACTAGCCCATCTCTTTCTAATTCGCGCAGCTGTTGTATAAGAACTTTTTGTGATATGTCAGGAATAAGACGCTCCAAACTGCTAGTTCTCTTAGGACCAGTTATAAGCAGGCACACTATTAGGGCTTTCCATTTTCCTCCCAGAATTTCAAGAGTTGCCTCAATTCCTAGATGATATTGTTTCATAAAATTCCCCTTTCACTTATTATTATAATAGATTATTGCATTTATAGTAATACATACTTTCAAGTAAGCATGTACTGACTTTATTGTGTGTATTTACAACAAATGTTTTTGGGACAATAATATGGGGGTAGCTACTTCACAATATAAATTAGATACTTTGATGATATGGAAAGGATTAGTAAATTTTATGAAACCACTTATTATTTTGGCACATCCGGATATTAATAATTCAAATGTGAATAACAGATGGAAACAGGAATTAGAAAAATATTCTGATGAGATTATAACTCACGAACTTTATAAGGAATACCCCGATTGGAATATAAACGTAAGAAAGGAACAATATTTACTAGAACACAGTAATTGCATCATTTTGCAGTTCCCCATCTATTGGTATAGTTGTCCGCCATTATTGAAAAAATGGTTGGATGATGTTTTTACTCATGGTTGGGCCTATGGTTCAAAAGGAAATAAATTAAAAGGAAAGAAAATAGGTTTGGCTATTTCTATCGGTGATAAAGAAAAAAATTATATGCATACCGGTCATGTGGGATTTTCTATAGATGAAATCATTACACCATTTAAAGCTACTGTAAATCATATTGGTGCTACTATGTTACCTATTTTTTCTATTTTTAATGCATCTTTTCAAATCAGTCCCGAAGTTATTGAGCAAAGTGCCAGTAAATATATTGAGCATATTAGTACAGTAAGCCTTTAGTAGATTTATAGATAGTTTTATTGCTTAACCGCAAACTATCTATTTCCTTAAATAAACTTTATGGATAAATAAAGTTTTGAGGTTTGGACTTTCAAGCTATAATGATTTTTTCTAACAAATTTTATTTATATAGATACATTTTTTCTATATTACCTAATAATTTTTCTTTTACTTTTGTAACAATTATAAAAAAACTGCTTTGTATAAGGCGTTAAAGCCCGATACAAAGCAGTTTTCAAATTTGTACATGAAAATATTATCTTGTATTTACTTATTGTAAACAGGAAAGTTTTACATCATTCCTGGCATTCCGCCACCCATGCCGCCACCAGGCATTCCAGCAGGTGCTGGGGCATCTTTTTCAGGTTTATCAGCAACTAAGGTTTCTGTTGTGAGAACCATAGCAGCAATACTTGCAGCATTCTGTAAAGCAGAACGTGTGACTTTAGCTGGGTCAACGATACCAGCATCTACCATATCAGGGTATTCACCGGTTAGAGCATTAAAGCCTTTGCCTGTACCTGCTTTTTTTACTTTTTCTACAACTACAGAACCTTCAAGGCCTGCATTGTCAGCGATTTGGCGTACAGGTGCTTCAATAGCACGTCTTACAATATCTACACCAGTTTTTTCATCACCGGATACAGAGATTTTATCAAGAGCTGGTAATATATCAATGAAAGTTGTACCACCACCAGCTACAATACCTTCTTCAACAGCAGCACGGGTTGCATTCAATGCATCTTCAATGCGCAGTTTTTTATCTTTTAATTCAACTTCAGTTGCTGCACCAATTTCGATAACAGCTACGCCACCGGATAATTTAGCAAGACGTTCCTGTAATTTTTCTTTATCGAAGTCAGAAGTAGTTTCAGCAATTTGTTTTTTGATTTGTTCACAGCGGGCATTAATAGCAGCCTTGTCACCTGTGCCGTCAACTATAGTTGTTTCTTCTTTGGAAGAACGAACTTGACGGGCATGACCAAGATCTTCTAATTCGACACTGTCAAGTTTTCTGCCTAATTCTTCAGTTATGACATTACCACCGGTCAGAATAGCAATATCTTCAAGCATTGCCTTACGGCGATCACCAAAGCCAGGCGCTTTAACAGCAAGAGCTTTAAAAGTACCACGCAGCTTGTTTACAACGATAGTAGCTAAAGCTTCTCCATCAAGATCTTCAGCAAGAATAACAAGTTCCTTACCTTGCTTTACAACTTTTTCAAGAATAGGAAGGATATCACCAATAGCAGATATCTTGCGGTCAGTGATAAGAATATACGGATCATTCATTACAGCTTCCATTTTATCTGTATCTGTTACCATATATGGAGATATGTATCCAC is a window encoding:
- a CDS encoding winged helix-turn-helix transcriptional regulator — its product is MKQYHLGIEATLEILGGKWKALIVCLLITGPKRTSSLERLIPDISQKVLIQQLRELERDGLVRRINYQQMPPKVEYFITEYGKTANKIIDVMCTWGKENIQLRKTQGEDISLIEGFSAKKT
- a CDS encoding NAD(P)H-dependent oxidoreductase produces the protein MIWKGLVNFMKPLIILAHPDINNSNVNNRWKQELEKYSDEIITHELYKEYPDWNINVRKEQYLLEHSNCIILQFPIYWYSCPPLLKKWLDDVFTHGWAYGSKGNKLKGKKIGLAISIGDKEKNYMHTGHVGFSIDEIITPFKATVNHIGATMLPIFSIFNASFQISPEVIEQSASKYIEHISTVSL
- a CDS encoding DUF805 domain-containing protein; protein product: MNKDQLTLSEALTLFSTKIFTFSGRATRAEFWLTAAFIGIIIEIAGMVCSFQINNLSVTGIQIMLLIILLCLIIMIPITTRRLHDINRRGWYQLLYLVPIVGWLILFFLYIKVSDSDNKYGEKKDDDYQLKFSEARRLWWQKKFTFSGRATRAEFWLGKIWISICVSLSILSLYFTGIFLTIIIAINQKYLPSYFDLIGAVVGVGIILILIIGLIILSISLIVRRLHDIGKSGWWILLFIVLPGVLNIVATIIYVLFWQINFFLSFSKLYYFIIICCTALDIVLTLWYIKPSDDDNKYGKKFIVDKSK
- the groL gene encoding chaperonin GroEL (60 kDa chaperone family; promotes refolding of misfolded polypeptides especially under stressful conditions; forms two stacked rings of heptamers to form a barrel-shaped 14mer; ends can be capped by GroES; misfolded proteins enter the barrel where they are refolded when GroES binds) encodes the protein MAKQILFGEEARRALGKGVDALADAVKVTLGPKGKNVVLDKKFGAPTITNDGVSIAREIELEDPFENMGAQLVKEVATKTNDVAGDGTTTATLLAQAMIREGMRNVAAGANPMIIKKGIEEAVKNLVAEIKAKSHKVEGKAAIAQVATISSSDKEMGNLIADAMEKVGKDGVITVEESKGMATNLSVVEGMQFDRGYISPYMVTDTDKMEAVMNDPYILITDRKISAIGDILPILEKVVKQGKELVILAEDLDGEALATIVVNKLRGTFKALAVKAPGFGDRRKAMLEDIAILTGGNVITEELGRKLDSVELEDLGHARQVRSSKEETTIVDGTGDKAAINARCEQIKKQIAETTSDFDKEKLQERLAKLSGGVAVIEIGAATEVELKDKKLRIEDALNATRAAVEEGIVAGGGTTFIDILPALDKISVSGDEKTGVDIVRRAIEAPVRQIADNAGLEGSVVVEKVKKAGTGKGFNALTGEYPDMVDAGIVDPAKVTRSALQNAASIAAMVLTTETLVADKPEKDAPAPAGMPGGGMGGGMPGMM